From Thermoplasmata archaeon, a single genomic window includes:
- a CDS encoding DHHA1 domain-containing protein has product MYIITHHDADGILSAATLMRAIPQKFWIYFSSPNRLFSTICTTLLNTEGRDTLYICDISGSQKSIGVAAVYDKVFWLDHHVWEDCKTPNNITLVLDVESKSATRVVGNYTGIFDFVEVADEIDTNNVVTDTAERFRTVTFAIKMIYPRHEVYRALYDLTATIAEKGLGAIYRPIFDELIARYNVVIEAAINKAIMTKKDYKLGTVTVSIITMPDSIPIAPLFNRIENSGIDVLVFVTKKDNEEGGVITKLEFRTQTEYDVLKIARAFGGGGHKRASGASVRGEISADQILEKIRSTCGW; this is encoded by the coding sequence ATGTACATAATAACCCATCACGACGCAGATGGAATCCTTAGCGCTGCAACCTTAATGAGGGCAATCCCTCAGAAATTCTGGATTTACTTTTCATCACCTAATCGTCTATTCAGTACGATCTGCACCACACTCCTCAATACAGAGGGAAGGGACACACTCTACATCTGCGACATCAGCGGCAGCCAGAAAAGCATAGGGGTTGCAGCCGTGTATGATAAGGTTTTTTGGCTTGACCATCATGTTTGGGAGGATTGCAAGACCCCAAATAATATAACCTTAGTGTTGGATGTAGAAAGTAAATCTGCCACTAGAGTCGTTGGCAACTACACAGGTATCTTTGACTTCGTAGAGGTCGCAGATGAAATTGACACCAATAATGTTGTGACAGACACTGCGGAACGGTTCAGAACAGTCACTTTTGCGATAAAGATGATTTATCCGAGACATGAGGTTTACCGTGCCCTTTATGACCTCACTGCAACAATTGCAGAAAAAGGTCTAGGTGCGATTTACAGGCCTATTTTTGACGAACTGATTGCAAGGTACAATGTAGTGATTGAAGCCGCAATTAATAAAGCAATAATGACAAAAAAGGACTACAAACTTGGAACCGTGACAGTTTCTATAATCACGATGCCTGATTCCATTCCTATTGCACCATTGTTTAACAGAATCGAAAATTCTGGCATAGATGTGCTTGTTTTTGTCACCAAGAAAGATAATGAGGAGGGTGGAGTAATCACAAAGCTTGAATTCAGAACTCAGACGGAATATGATGTTCTCAAAATAGCTAGAGCGTTTGGGGGAGGAGGCCACAAGCGCGCAAGTGGAGCGAGTGTGAGAGGAGAAATAAGTGCCGATCAGATTCTTGAAAAAATAAGGAGCACATGTGGGTGGTGA
- a CDS encoding metallophosphoesterase family protein gives MWVVKLRIAVISDVHANLPALVTFLKKAREENVEKICCAGDIVGYNPYPAEVVEIFMTENIITVAGNHDFGVANNDFSNLNWMAAEAGRWTREQLKQRHLEYLASLPEILRFVCAGRQICICHGSPYDRNEYVYPENASGKMLRDAEADILILGHSHIQFQISYGESAILNPGSIGQPRDGNWQSGYAILEIDEHSWRVALKRFEYPVEEVVEKIRKTGLPDFLASRLLEGR, from the coding sequence ATGTGGGTGGTGAAATTGAGAATTGCGGTGATTTCAGATGTGCATGCTAATCTACCAGCACTTGTGACATTTCTCAAAAAAGCTAGAGAGGAAAATGTTGAAAAAATATGTTGTGCTGGGGATATTGTAGGATACAACCCATATCCTGCGGAAGTAGTTGAGATTTTCATGACTGAAAACATCATTACAGTTGCTGGTAATCATGATTTTGGTGTGGCTAACAATGACTTTAGTAATCTTAACTGGATGGCTGCAGAAGCTGGGAGATGGACAAGAGAACAGTTGAAACAACGACATCTGGAATATCTCGCGTCACTTCCTGAAATACTCAGATTTGTGTGTGCTGGAAGGCAAATCTGTATATGCCATGGAAGTCCGTATGACAGAAACGAATATGTTTATCCAGAGAATGCAAGTGGAAAGATGCTCAGAGATGCAGAAGCTGACATATTAATTCTAGGACATTCTCATATCCAGTTTCAAATTTCTTATGGAGAGTCAGCAATTCTTAACCCGGGAAGTATTGGACAGCCAAGAGATGGAAATTGGCAGTCAGGCTATGCCATTCTTGAGATAGATGAGCATTCCTGGCGTGTAGCACTTAAGAGATTTGAGTATCCTGTTGAAGAAGTAGTGGAAAAAATCAGGAAAACTGGTCTACCCGACTTTCTTGCCAGTAGATTACTTGAGGGGAGGTAG
- the folP gene encoding dihydropteroate synthase, with translation MHVRVLSKDLELESLFARIGVHPEGIEILKRKGEIYRIYISGIKPICANIIKQEMLAAGGDAAIPMDAITGKGENCDVVLLGTEKTLKIFLGKLRKQPFNLGELGEQIERIIISRANALKGVWKTAKRTIKIERPLIMGILNITPDSFSDGGYFMQPEAALEHAKRMVLEGVDIIDIGAESTRPGSEPVSVEEETKRLSSVLDAIVSLGKPVSIDTYKPEVAAFALEKGAEIINDVYGLRKNGMAEVVSEFGAGVCIMHMLGEPKTMQDNPVYKNLITDIYEFLKERIEFGLNVGIDLEKIVIDPGIGFGKTISQNYEIVARLDEFLSLGRPLLIGTSRKSFIGKVIEAPPEKRICATVAINMLALINGARILRVHDVREHAELLKIYRMIKTE, from the coding sequence ATGCATGTGCGGGTTCTCTCTAAAGATTTAGAACTTGAGAGTTTATTTGCAAGAATTGGAGTGCACCCAGAGGGAATTGAAATTTTGAAGAGGAAAGGAGAGATATACAGAATTTATATCTCAGGTATCAAACCTATCTGTGCAAACATCATAAAGCAAGAGATGCTAGCCGCAGGTGGTGATGCTGCAATTCCAATGGATGCAATAACTGGCAAAGGAGAAAATTGTGATGTGGTTTTACTTGGGACAGAAAAAACCCTTAAGATTTTTTTAGGAAAACTTAGAAAGCAACCGTTTAATCTCGGAGAACTAGGTGAGCAGATTGAGAGAATTATTATTTCTCGTGCAAATGCATTGAAAGGTGTCTGGAAGACAGCAAAAAGGACAATAAAGATCGAAAGACCATTGATAATGGGAATCCTGAATATTACTCCGGATTCATTCTCAGACGGGGGCTATTTCATGCAGCCAGAGGCAGCTTTGGAACATGCAAAGCGGATGGTTCTGGAGGGAGTTGACATAATAGATATAGGCGCAGAATCTACAAGGCCCGGCTCCGAACCTGTCTCGGTCGAGGAGGAAACAAAACGCCTTTCCTCTGTGTTAGACGCTATTGTTTCTCTTGGAAAACCGGTCTCAATAGATACATACAAACCAGAAGTTGCTGCATTCGCCCTCGAGAAAGGTGCGGAGATAATAAATGATGTATATGGATTACGGAAAAATGGTATGGCAGAAGTGGTTTCTGAATTTGGAGCTGGTGTGTGTATAATGCACATGTTGGGTGAGCCGAAAACAATGCAAGATAATCCTGTTTACAAAAACCTGATTACAGACATCTATGAGTTTCTCAAGGAGAGAATTGAATTTGGGCTGAATGTAGGCATAGACCTGGAAAAGATTGTGATAGATCCTGGAATCGGTTTTGGTAAGACCATTTCTCAGAATTACGAAATTGTTGCAAGATTAGACGAATTTCTCTCTCTAGGGCGTCCATTGCTTATTGGAACCTCAAGAAAATCGTTCATAGGCAAGGTCATCGAAGCACCTCCTGAGAAAAGAATTTGCGCTACAGTAGCAATTAACATGCTGGCTCTAATAAACGGAGCCAGGATTCTCAGAGTTCATGATGTTCGTGAACATGCTGAACTTCTAAAAATCTATAGGATGATTAAAACAGAGTAA
- a CDS encoding zinc ribbon domain-containing protein, whose product MRTSIRVAVINIPEEERCPTCGAELPAGATECPECGEKIQTATEEAASSEEQPKEETVTETEAEAPAAEEPAGERSPMMFWLGVILAIVGFLGGPIISWAHDAFKWEIIGKNFDSFGWLNMTVAVIGVVIGIVGVVMMLMGMKKSAPSGEATEEKSE is encoded by the coding sequence ATGAGAACATCTATCAGGGTAGCGGTGATAAATATTCCAGAGGAAGAGAGATGCCCAACATGCGGTGCAGAACTTCCTGCAGGTGCAACTGAATGCCCAGAATGCGGTGAAAAAATCCAGACAGCGACAGAAGAAGCGGCATCGAGTGAAGAACAGCCAAAGGAAGAGACAGTGACAGAGACAGAGGCCGAAGCACCCGCTGCGGAAGAGCCAGCAGGAGAACGCAGTCCGATGATGTTCTGGCTGGGTGTAATCCTGGCAATCGTCGGATTCCTCGGTGGACCAATAATTTCCTGGGCGCACGATGCCTTCAAGTGGGAAATTATCGGTAAAAACTTTGACTCATTTGGCTGGCTTAACATGACTGTTGCAGTGATAGGTGTGGTGATTGGTATTGTTGGCGTCGTAATGATGCTAATGGGCATGAAGAAGAGTGCACCGTCTGGTGAGGCAACGGAAGAGAAATCTGAGTAA
- a CDS encoding DUF835 domain-containing protein: MQKIPKFTSTGGAEKGLNIKAKLGDGAIISEMGGRGRMTVADERNTSRVEIRDGEIYILETKNIDKAHDFIMNYIAENDKNNSKYLVNIFTRHMPVVNGLYKEAKGVCGNVFEISTVSGKNRISPASLGYIKHTISSTAFTEKKPLFVIDCIDVLAMYTDKGKVEAMLEELRDIVTATKGLGFIIIDPATYDEKELAQIRRFKTTIKI, translated from the coding sequence ATGCAAAAAATCCCTAAGTTCACTAGCACAGGTGGTGCTGAGAAAGGATTAAATATAAAAGCTAAATTAGGAGATGGGGCTATAATCTCAGAGATGGGAGGTCGGGGCAGGATGACCGTGGCTGATGAAAGGAATACCAGCCGTGTGGAAATTCGTGATGGTGAGATTTACATACTAGAAACAAAAAATATTGACAAGGCACATGATTTTATAATGAACTACATTGCTGAAAACGATAAGAACAATTCAAAGTATCTTGTGAATATATTTACAAGGCACATGCCTGTTGTTAATGGGCTTTACAAGGAAGCAAAGGGAGTTTGTGGTAATGTTTTTGAAATCTCTACAGTTAGCGGAAAGAACAGGATTTCACCAGCCTCGCTTGGATACATCAAGCACACAATTTCTTCCACTGCTTTCACAGAGAAAAAGCCCCTTTTTGTGATTGACTGCATTGATGTTCTGGCCATGTACACAGATAAGGGTAAAGTAGAGGCAATGCTGGAAGAATTGAGAGATATAGTTACCGCAACAAAGGGGCTTGGATTTATAATAATCGACCCTGCCACCTACGATGAGAAGGAACTTGCCCAGATACGAAGGTTCAAAACCACAATAAAAATCTAG
- the gvpD gene encoding gas vesicle protein GvpD P-loop domain-containing protein, translating to MMKGKIPEEIFDFLNRDAGRSLLIRGPAGTGKTTLALETMDKMRRMMNTYYLTSRVADSALYDHFPWLKQMIEEGEMMKVVKEMEKLALKREAAEKKGPKVERTELRKLEGFIEEGGEPLFEQGEITLAVGSPVEELDLVYDVVEKALPKSTLVVIDSIEGICEKYGISPAKLMYTLEKDLVESAHAKVLFIVETPEPLLDYLADGVVHLEMKIVNNRTLRTMEIRKLRGMRIKRSHYVYTLENGRFTALATPEPEDVISFNSFEEASAKPFSTEIDTADKIIVRLGEKGVILNMLADEGTTVADQYLFLKKIIAGHLLAGKGVFYMPSKVQDLRETAKYFSCNKPCAERFKTNLRMLVLHTFLPSVSERQENLMLLEGSDVSREITLDILKSNIGIEPPYLFVIDADALYSTYRNMGAVDIMNLIRLIRQTGSNCIFITYRGITYDTISQLCDVNLSLKKIESVPAIAGEFPHTPYHGFSVEKYVSSPKSGSKPAPKEIKIKLIPIV from the coding sequence ATGATGAAAGGAAAAATTCCTGAAGAAATATTTGACTTTCTGAACAGGGATGCTGGGAGATCGTTGTTGATAAGAGGACCTGCGGGCACAGGTAAAACAACGCTGGCACTTGAGACAATGGACAAAATGCGGAGAATGATGAACACCTACTACCTTACCTCAAGGGTAGCGGATAGTGCTCTCTACGACCACTTCCCCTGGCTGAAGCAGATGATTGAGGAAGGAGAGATGATGAAGGTTGTGAAGGAGATGGAGAAGCTGGCGTTGAAAAGGGAGGCGGCAGAAAAGAAAGGGCCGAAGGTGGAGAGAACTGAATTGAGAAAGCTTGAGGGTTTTATTGAGGAAGGGGGCGAGCCCCTTTTTGAGCAGGGTGAGATAACGCTCGCCGTTGGTTCTCCAGTTGAGGAACTCGACCTTGTTTATGATGTGGTGGAGAAGGCATTGCCCAAATCCACACTCGTTGTTATTGATTCAATAGAAGGGATATGTGAGAAATATGGAATTTCTCCAGCGAAACTCATGTATACGCTTGAAAAGGACCTTGTCGAAAGCGCACATGCAAAGGTGCTGTTTATTGTAGAGACCCCTGAGCCACTGCTGGACTACCTGGCCGATGGTGTCGTCCATCTCGAAATGAAGATTGTGAACAATCGCACCTTGAGAACAATGGAAATCAGGAAATTGAGAGGGATGAGAATAAAAAGGAGCCACTATGTGTACACGCTGGAAAACGGGAGATTCACTGCACTGGCAACACCAGAGCCGGAAGATGTGATTTCCTTCAACAGCTTTGAGGAGGCATCTGCAAAGCCATTCTCTACAGAAATTGATACCGCTGATAAGATAATTGTGAGATTAGGTGAAAAAGGTGTGATTCTGAACATGCTTGCAGATGAAGGCACGACTGTAGCAGACCAGTACCTCTTCTTGAAGAAAATTATCGCCGGACATTTGCTTGCTGGTAAAGGTGTGTTTTACATGCCCTCAAAAGTCCAGGATTTAAGGGAGACCGCAAAATATTTCAGTTGCAATAAGCCCTGTGCAGAAAGGTTTAAAACCAATTTACGAATGCTTGTGCTCCACACCTTCCTCCCGAGTGTGAGTGAACGCCAGGAGAATTTGATGCTGTTAGAGGGCTCGGATGTGAGCAGAGAGATAACACTGGATATATTGAAATCCAACATTGGAATTGAACCCCCGTATTTGTTTGTTATTGATGCTGATGCTCTCTATTCTACCTATCGAAACATGGGGGCAGTGGATATTATGAACCTCATCAGATTGATAAGACAGACAGGTTCCAATTGTATATTCATCACCTACAGAGGAATCACCTATGATACGATAAGCCAGTTATGTGATGTCAACCTTTCCTTGAAAAAGATTGAGTCCGTCCCTGCGATTGCAGGAGAGTTTCCGCACACACCTTACCATGGGTTCAGTGTGGAAAAATATGTGAGTTCTCCAAAGAGTGGTTCAAAACCAGCACCGAAGGAGATCAAAATAAAATTAATACCGATTGTTTGA
- a CDS encoding winged helix-turn-helix domain-containing protein, producing the protein MALDALELAQLLTDGYVAKILIATSRRPKSAIELSDRFGIPIAQCYRRIHALENAGLLKAVDRVLTREGKRIYLYKSLVKNVQIYYEGTKVKVKLALMDSPEPEIERTAELIAEEVRTQPHQETEKRFSMFMMKAGENTEGEENDERKNS; encoded by the coding sequence ATGGCCCTTGATGCGCTTGAGCTTGCTCAACTTCTGACTGATGGTTATGTTGCGAAGATATTGATTGCTACTTCTAGAAGACCAAAATCCGCTATTGAATTATCTGATAGATTTGGAATCCCAATTGCACAATGCTACAGACGAATTCATGCACTCGAAAATGCAGGGCTGTTAAAAGCGGTTGATCGTGTGCTCACACGGGAAGGGAAAAGAATTTATTTGTATAAGTCATTGGTGAAAAATGTTCAGATTTACTATGAGGGCACAAAGGTGAAGGTGAAACTTGCTCTCATGGATTCGCCAGAGCCTGAAATTGAGAGAACCGCGGAGTTGATTGCTGAGGAAGTAAGAACACAACCTCACCAAGAAACTGAAAAAAGGTTTAGCATGTTCATGATGAAAGCTGGAGAAAATACAGAAGGTGAAGAAAATGATGAAAGGAAAAATTCCTGA